From Plasmodium malariae genome assembly, chromosome: 8:
aatatgtgtatatataggtaagtatgtgaatatataggtaagtatgtgtatatataggtgaatatgtgtatatataggtgaatatgtgtatatataggtaagtatgtgaatatataggtgtatgtgtatatataggtgaatatgtgtatatatggtgatatgtgtatatataggtaagtatgtgtatatatagtgaatatgtgtatatataggtaagtagtgtatatataggtgaatatgtgtatatataggTAATATATAGTgagtatgtgtatatataggtgaatatgtgtatatataggtaagtatgtgtatatataggtgaatatgtgtatatataggtaagtatgtgtatatataggtgaatatgtgtatatataggtaagtatgtgtatatataggtgaatatatgtacatgtaagagcatttatgtacatataaatgaatttatttacatatacgtgaacatatgtacatatatgttaacACTTAAACATACATTTGAATATATGTTGCtgtatatacaatataaaattattatatatgtatatatttagcAACGTGtacatttattcatttgtgtgcgtaaatgaataaaggcaaaacaaaaacaaaaaaaaataaattaaaacgCAGCAACAtgttttttcctattttttttttgcacataGTGAGAAAAAGCTGAATGAAAAGTATATGCTTACATGTATTTAATACGCACATAGGTACatgtatacgcatatatatgtaataatttgtaCGTGTTTGTATTTTGAAGGAACTGGcgtttctaaaaaaaaaaaaaaaaattctaaaataTAACGTTACGCAATTTAAGAATGCTACGCATAAAAGTAATacgatttatttttatgttctcTATTGTTTCATATACGAAGTAActcttatttaatttaatttttttaaatagaatttaaaaaaaaaaaaaaaaaaaaaaaaaaaaaaaaaattatataaaaacggaggttataaataatttatttatatttatgtaactACGTTTAAAGCTTTGTAAAAGGAAATATTCACTTAAACTgttgggaaaaaaaaaaaaaaaaaagaagaaaattcttaagtttatcctttttttatttttattcttttttttgtttatttttcattattttgaatttttggAAAATCTCCTTTTCGAACATAACTATGTTACATAGCATAAatttatgcatgtataaacatatatgtgtatgcatatatatgcacgtatatTTGGCAAGGGAAAAAAggcttaaaaataatgttataaaacTCTCgctttattaattaattggTCTTTTGACAAGTACGCCTAAAATGCCTTTATGTCATTTCACCGGAATACTcatgtataaaaatgtacatacataaacgtacatacataaacgtacatacataaacgtacatacataaacgtacatacatgcacatacatatatatatgtatatgaatgtacatatatgtatgtgagTATGGATGagtatatatgaacatgtatAATTTACACGCTATGTtttatgaaaaggaaaatgtgaataatattttaattcccCCTcgaaaatgaataaaaagagcaaaaaaaaaaattacaacaataatagtagtaactTTGGCAATAACTTTAGCAATAACTTTAGCAATAACTTTAACACTAACCTTAGCAATAACTTAAGCACTAACCTTAGCAGTAACCTTAGCAATAACCTTAGCAATAACCTTAGCAGTAACCTTAGCAATAACCTTAGCAATAACCTTAGCAACCTTAGCAATAACCTTAGCAATAACCTTAGCACTAACCTTAGCAATAACCTTAGCAATAACCTTAGCACTAACCTTAGCAATAACCTTAGCAATAACCTTAGCACTAACCTTAGCAATAACCTTAGCAATAACCTTAGCACTGTCTCTTTCGCCCATGCTGAGGGTGCTAGTAGGGACaagtataaaaaagaaggtGAATCTACATTTGTGTacaagcaaaataaaaaacgtaGAAATGTATACGTCGGTTATGCCAGTAACGCAAATGATAACAATgcatatgataataatgcaTATGATAACAATGCATATGATAACAATGCATATGATAACAATGCATATGATAACAATGCATATGATAACAATGCGTATGATAACAATGCATATGATAACAATGCATATGATAACAATGCGTATGATAACAATGCGTATGATAATAatgcaatttttaaaaatggtaaaaatgtTGATGGTAAAAGTGTGAATGCTAAAAGTggtaatgttaaaaataataagaatagcAAAAATGATAGTACTGGTTCTTTAAATTTCTCCAACCACTCTCGCTTCTCAAATTTTAAAGATTACATAAGTAAAAATGCTACAACGAAAAAGAAcacatttaataatataagatCGAATATGagcataaataataaagaaaatttatataaaaaatatataaacagtGAAAATGGTaggaataattttataaataaaagccagaaaaattataattatgctAGTTCTCATTTGAATATGTATGGCAGTTACgcaaataatttaatgaaaattaacaattttaGTGTTTATTCTGAAAgtcagaagaaaaaaaaattaagaaacaCCAACACGGATGGGGGATACACAAGTGTTGGTAGTGGTGTTGGCGGTGGTGTTAGCGGTGGTATTAGCGGTGGTGTTGGCGGTGGTGTTAGCGAAAATTTTAGTGTTAATGCCTATGGAAATATCGGTAGAAATAACGACTTCACAAATAACAATAGGCGTAAGGATAATGTTGTAAGTAGTAGTAGCTATACCCGTAACCTGTATAATATCAATAGTGGACAGAAAGAAGAAAGTGAAAACCATCTCTTTGACAACTTAACAAGTGAAAGAATTAATAAGGAAACAAATAAAGTAGCGAATAACCTAGCTAGTAATGTAGCGAATAACCTAGCAAGTAATGTAGCGAATAACCTAGCAAGTAATGTAGCGAATAACCTAGCACGTAATGTAGCGAATAACCTAGCAAGTAATGTAGCGAATCACCTAGCAAGTAATGTAGATAATAACGTAGCGAAGAGTTTAGTAAATAATGATGATGTGAAAAATAGGGGAAACCTACTTCATGATGACGTAGGGCAAATAACCTTCATCAGCCCctatatggaaaaatatagTGATAGCTATTACAAAGTAAGCAATAGTAGTACTGCAAAAGGTAGTTTCTTCATGTGTCAGGATGGCGTTTACTACAGCACAAATAAACATAACAACAAcgacaataataatagcaataataattatattagtaatagtaacagtaatagtaatagtaacagtaacaataataataatagtaacagtaacaataatagtaatagtaacagtaacaataatagtaatagtaacagtaacaataatagtaatagtaacagtaacaataatagtaatagtcacaataataataatagtatggGTAACGCCAGTGATGGTTTACGGATGAAACCGAGTGAACACATTTATAACAACAACTTGATGTAcaggaaaaaatttaacaaaattactatttcgaatagtaatataaaacaagAAAATATTGATACTTCAAAGAATAATAGATATGCCAACATGAGTGTTTCGAAggacttaaaaaaaagtgaagaCAGGATGAataatgtacatgtacaaaatagtaaagaaaatattgatatcaattttaaaaatgtgtatatcCATAAGAAGAAGAACAATATTTACGAGAATgacaataaaaattttttggaCAGTACACACATTTATAATCTTAAGCCACATCCTACTCGCAGTGAAGCAGATACTGGATCTAACTATGACAGCGTTGGCATTGCGCGTAGCGTCAATAATGGTAGTAGCACCCACGATAACGATTATTTTTATCGAATGAGCAATATCAGTAGTTCTAATGGCAGCAACGCGATTGGGAGCAATGCCAGTAGTTTAGAGCGGGGAAACGATAGATTCCCACCTGCAAGTAACAACTCAAACCTTTTCGACATATTGTCTAGATATTTAAGCACGTTAAGCAGTATAGGGATAAACGATTTGAATGCTGTGTATAACACTCTTtctcaaaataaaaatagcgAAATGGTAAGAAGCCTTCTGAACAGCTTAAACATTGGTACAGTTGGTAGCCCAGTTGGTACAGCAACTGGTGGGGAAACTAGTGGGGCAACTGGCGGGGCAACTAGTGGGGCAACTGGTGGGGCAACTGGTGGGGCAACTGGTGGAACAACTGGTGGAACAACTGGTGGAACAACTGGTAGCCCAAATAGAAGCACATTCAGTGGCATTACTGGTGAACGTGATAGAAATTATGGCTACCCCCTTAGTGGAGTATATAACCCTATGCAAGTGCAAGTGAACGCGCCCCACATAAGCAGTAAAACGAACGTCgaaaacatacatatatatgataacaaACAGATCTGTGGTAACGAAATATTGGCGATTTTGAACAATTTTGGTTGTTATGATATCAGTGCAAATGAGCAAAGGAACGCAGAAGAATGTACCGCACAGTGGTCAGAAAACAAAGATAACAgtttaatatacaaaaatagcAAAGTTGATGGTAGTAGTACACGCGGCATTTATAGCGTTAGCAGAGATGTGTTCCAAAATGGCTGTGACAACAGGGGTACAATggataaaaggaaaaaagttGAAAATGATGCAAATAATGCTAATAGCATATACAACGCTGGTAGCACTTATAATGCTGGTAATAAAACCATACTGAAGAGTGGGTCCTCCCATTTCAGTAAGCTTAGCCAGGACGAAGAGACTAAAACAAAATGGATAAGCGCAGTAATGAAATGTAAAAGCAGAAGCATACTAAGTAGCTTTCATAATATAGAGAATATTACTAAGAACaacataaaaattgttaatatatttaagtcTTCCCTATTTTGTAGCAGTAGTTACTAtcgttataaaaatatgctctatacaaattataaagtaataattatgcataatgtgaaatttttatttttggaaaACCTCTTTAATTTTCGTCAAACGAAAGTGGAGGAGGAGGAAAAgaagaaggaaaagaaaaaaagtaagaaGGTAGAATCAGGTGCCCATGAACTTATTCCATCATCAACTATTActtttgataatttttttctattttttaataatttttatcatgtTACAGAAACgtatagaaataaaatttgcttttaccttatatataaaataattattatgagtGAAGAAGATGAAGAGTATGGAAATTACtacaatttaattttaaaaattttgaacgAACACACTTTGATTCTTTTTCTACTCATACTAAtcaatataatgaaaaagtatTCACTGAAAGGAGCTTATTTTGTCAATTTAATAGAGCGTTTACTTCCTGTTATAACAAAGAAAGGGGGGGGAGACAGctcaaaaaattatgtaaagaAAAATGCTGCAAATACTGGAAATGTCGGGGAACTACGTGGAGAAAGGTTGCTTTTTAACATTCTGTACTTCAAGCTATTCCGATTGATCTTAGACAAAATTGAAAGCTACCGGAGTCAAAAGAAGCACCTGTTATTGTTGTACCTgcgatatattaaaaatttcttgTTAAACATATGTTCTGCAGTCCTAATaacacaatatatatttatcagaTGTATAGACCTGatgaacaaatataataaccagcagtatatattaataaaaacgaTATCAATGGAAATATCCTTACAATTGTGGAATAACGAAttgttaaaaatgtatatcttAAAAATTGGTAAGCCCTTAATTCGcttcttaatatttattagtaaCGTTGactatgtacataaaaatatccTATCTTTAATTCTATCACCTGTAGAAAATTCTACACAAATGGATGTAAAACATAACCTACTAGCATCAGAACAACACAACAGGCACTACATTCAAGAGTggaaaaaaatcaaatattaCATGAACAAATTCTGTCAGATGAACAAGCTCTCTTTATTTATACGACGCTATGATGGAGAGGGAAGGGAGATAATGGAAGAAATCTCCCTAGAAGGAAAGGAAGAAAAGGCAAAAAATGAGGAGCACCTGACTGAAGAAAACAGTGCAAAGGGCAGGAGCGGCAACTATGCTAGCAGTAATATTGGTAGCACGAACCATGTTAGCACAAACATTGGTAGCATCAACCAAGCAAGCAGTAGCAACAGCACACTGCTAGACTGCATCCTGGAATTAAAGCAGaatcataattatttcaaGTTACTACTATCGCATGATgaaaaaatgtgtataaatTTTCTGCTTAATGCAAATAATCAGAACAATAGTTTTcactttaatttattttataatacatatatagaaaGTAATCTTCAAAATATGATTCATGAGAATAAGTTGGTATACTACATTGAGtacataaaaagtaaaaacaaCGTTAAGAGGAAAAACTCAATAAAGAACTTCTTTAAGGAAAATTTGAATTTACGCGGattaaaaggaataaaagaATGTATACAATCCAAggaaaatgacaaaaaaataaataaaaaaaggaagagtAACATGGGAAATACGTGTAGTAATCTTtcaaaaaagacaaaaatcTGCTTACAAGAAAATGTGCATAATCCATGTAGCTGTTCTAGTATAAGTAATAGTACCATCTGCTGTTGTAACGTTATGAGTAACGCACAGAAGAACAGTTGCAGCACTGGAAGTCAATGTGATAGTAATGACCATGATGTACAcacaaaggaaaaaattatgtatgaTTTGCATGAAGTAATTAAAGCTAGCAGTTGTGTTCTTTCgaaaatatattgttgtcatataaaattaagcttttttttcagcatttttttttacaaaagttATGATATTCATAAAGTACTGTCCAGTTCTCTATTTATCTATAgtaagaaatttaaaaattttaaaaaagataaccataaaattataaaatttatgaacataAACAACATGACTCACTTTTTTATCGtgaaatttttacttaaGCTGTTGAATGGAGTGCGAAGTTCTCGCTGTAATTTGATTTATGTGAGGGGGGGGGCCAAACAGCATTTATCAACCCGTGGCAAAGTTTCGTCAACCCAATGCACCGCTTCATCTGCCCCGTGCACTGCTTCATCATTTGACTTCACCTCATGCTACACATTCTTGGAATACTCACTGCGCAAGGATACAAACACGGCAAACACCTTTTTGAATTACttgaacaaaattatattacacctttgtgaaaaaagaagagaaaacaTGGTTCTAAgtgtaataataacatttacaatatataacTTTATGAGTTATACGCGTGGAAAAACGAGTGTAATtgaaaatttagaaattCTTAGTCTATCTGAAATATGcaatgatatatttaaatattgtaTCATCGGTACATTACTTAAagagaataatttttatatcgATAGTGAGACAAGATACATGACACATGAtgatatatacaattatgaGTTAAGAAAtcatttgaaaataattccaaataatataaataaagaaatttttcagttagttaattttaaaaagtgtaTATTTGATAAgggtatttataaaaagatacaagtcataaaaattattaaaaagaatatagtAAACAACTTGTACACGTCAGAAATTTTaaactatatttattacaataCTTTATATTTGCTTATTCATTTCATTATGAATATACGTTTTTATTACACTCTTTTTACCAACACCTACAAGAGGAGTGCTCATTACTTTTGCCCTGACGTTTGTCATATTGAGAGGGGAAGCTGCGGGTTTACGGCGATCGACACTGCTAATGGTAGCAGTAGTGATACAAGTGCCAACATAGCTAGCAATTCAGACAGTAACAATATAGCTAGCAATTCAGACAGCAACAATATAGCTAGCAATTCAGACAGCAACAATATAGCTAGCAATTCAGACAGCAACAATATAGCTAGCAATTCAGACAGCAACAATATAGCTAGCAATTCAGACAGCAACAATATAGCTAGCAGTTCCAACAGTGCCAAGACGTCTAACAATGTTAACACGTCTAACAATGTTAACACGTCTAACAATGTTAACACGTCTAACAATGTTAACACGTCTAACAGTGTTAACACTTCTAACAATGTTAACACTTCTAACAGTGCTAAGCAGGAAGAGAAGGATGACAAGTGTTCAACCGCATTAACTGTGGACCCTGATTTACGCGTGAATGAATATAATCTAGTAGGGAAGAACTTAAGTATCCCCTCTTTAGACGAAGAAATGTGCGATAAATCTGATAAGGAAAGGTGCTTCCTCCTTTTGACGCTTAGGAGACAGAACAACAGTTactttagaaaaaaaatgtacataataaaattttataataatattaagaaaaagcTAATAAAAGATATGAAGATATACACATTAGCAAGTAGCGTTAAtaagtacataaaaaatttgagtGAAGACAAGCTTTTTTTAGAAACAATTTTTAAGTACGATAATTCCCCCCTGTTCACGCATTCGCTGGCGCTTCAAGTGCACAACGGGCGGGGGTATTCCCCTACATTAGGAAGAGAAGTAAACGAAGTAACAAGTAGAATACAGAGTAGAGTACCATACAATGCTCCATTTATTGCACCATGTAATGTTCCATGTCCAGCGGAAGAGAAACGAGTGGGACCCAACATATCAGACACAGCTAGGGAAAAAATACTGGGAGAAGGTAGACCTAAGAATGAAAATGATAACAGTGCCACGTGTTATATACATGCAAATGGCAATGATGGCTGTATGGTAGACGCTTTACAGAAAATAGAAAACATCTACTTCTTTGTTAAAGAGATTAATAATATGGTTTCTTATATTGTTCATAATGGAAAGGCGGTTTATAATACAGTAGAGTATGTTTTTGAAAATTGCAAGTCTCATATGAAAAGGAGTTTAtgcctttatttttatttctacgAAATATCGGATGAACAGTTTTGCTCAAATAAAACAGAGGTAAATAGAGAGGAGAATGGAAATAACATGGAGCATGGAAATGCCTCCAGCACCCACGGGAATGATACCCTATGCATGTTTCActataaaagaaagaaggAAACGTCCATCGTCTATTTCAACGAGTTTGTAGATTATATCATATGTACAATTATGAACAAACGTtataagaaagaaaaaattctGTATTGGtcagaatttttttacagttcaaaaaattatgcttCAATAAactttcatctttttttttatttatgttcatTGATGAAGAGACTTACAAGAATGAGCAATGGAATGAGCAATGGAATGAGCAGTGGGATGAGCAGTGGGATGAGCAGTGGGATGAGCAGTGGGATGAGCAGTGGGAAAGACCACGTAGTTAAAAAGAAAGTTGATACAGGATGTGACAAGGACTTGACCACTACGTGCAACAACAGAACATCCATTGATATATTaaagaggaaaataaaaatatgtgaacgcatataccttttttatttgtttaaaatttgtctgcttttaaatattagtatatacgaaacttttgattttttaatttcactgataagtattttgtttaattatgatttttatcagttttatataaataaaaagatttaCAGcatagaaaaagaagaacagAAGAATGTTAAATCATTTCTGAAGTGCATAGAGGAAGAgagaacatatattttttataagtatGACCACATGGTATTCATGGAAagcattaattatataagtgggtctatatttttaagaaagtATACAAAAACGTTAGTCCTTAAGAGCTTTTGTTTTGTTAATATCCTTTTTCATGTAGTACCGTTGAAGAACATAATAATCGATATGCATGATATAAATTCTGTACCacttaaggaaaaaaaaagggaaaaacgAAGAGAAAAAAACTTAGACGAATATTTAGAAGAATTTAAATTGGAAAATTTTAACacaaaagataataaaaataaattcctcAAGCTGCGGATGAAACATACGGAGCAAAGAGAGAGGGAAATAAAATCGCTCACTAGCAAAATATGTAATGACAAACAAATGATGCCGACTGATGAGTTAAAAAGCTGTAGTAATAAGAACGGCGTTAAAGTTGACATCCAAAGTGGAGAGAAAAAAGTTGATCTAGCTCAAGTGCAAAACGGAGCGAGTTCGTACAATTTATGTGGGGAAGGCACCGACATTCTCAGTAACCCAAAGGAAGATACTGAACAGAAGAGCAGTAGGAGAAtcaatgtaaataataagagcaatagtaatagttGCAATAGTAATAGTTGCAATAGTAATAGTTGCAATAGGATTAACATCAGAAGTAGTAGTGTTAATAAGGAGGGAAATGGAGAATGCAGATTCTTCTGTGAGGACCAAGCAAGAGAGTGCACCAGTACACGTATGACAGAGGAGAAGGGTACATATGAAGACTATGTTACGTCGGACTGCTCAGAAAAATTTAGCGCATCATCTAGTGATAGTGCTACGATAAGTGATCATTTAGATAGTTATagaaaatttgaaaaatacaaaataaatgagaaaaagGATGATATGGAAAAGGTATATAAGAGAAAGAAGCATTTTTggatttttaaaattttaaaatatttttatattcggTCGTTTCTATGTTTTAGCAAAAGCAAATCAGAGGAAgaacatttttatgaaagaaagaaacagtttatttatttttttttcccgaaaattttaaaaaaaaaagaaaaaaaaaataccaatAAAATGGTAAATCATGATTTGTATATccttaagaaaaaattaataaaagaatataattttttaaatatgtgtaaTCATGCCGTTATGTTAAAATGGGTATGTCTTCGATTATTTATATTGCAAAAATATGAGTACCAAACATTTAGTTCGTTCGaaatttttgattttatttttaaaaaattaaattcactaaaaatggaaaagcCGTTTGTTTTTACCATATCCTTGGACACCTTACCACTGACGTACGAAAATGTAGATATAAAGTACGCA
This genomic window contains:
- the PmUG01_08033400 gene encoding conserved Plasmodium protein, unknown function, translated to MNKKSKKKNYNNNSSNFGNNFSNNFSNNFNTNLSNNLSTNLSSNLSNNLSNNLSSNLSNNLSNNLSNLSNNLSNNLSTNLSNNLSNNLSTNLSNNLSNNLSTNLSNNLSNNLSTVSFAHAEGASRDKYKKEGESTFVYKQNKKRRNVYVGYASNANDNNAYDNNAYDNNAYDNNAYDNNAYDNNAYDNNAYDNNAYDNNAYDNNAYDNNAYDNNAIFKNGKNVDGKSVNAKSGNVKNNKNSKNDSTGSLNFSNHSRFSNFKDYISKNATTKKNTFNNIRSNMSINNKENLYKKYINSENGRNNFINKSQKNYNYASSHLNMYGSYANNLMKINNFSVYSESQKKKKLRNTNTDGGYTSVGSGVGGGVSGGISGGVGGGVSENFSVNAYGNIGRNNDFTNNNRRKDNVVSSSSYTRNLYNINSGQKEESENHLFDNLTSERINKETNKVANNLASNVANNLASNVANNLASNVANNLARNVANNLASNVANHLASNVDNNVAKSLVNNDDVKNRGNLLHDDVGQITFISPYMEKYSDSYYKVSNSSTAKGSFFMCQDGVYYSTNKHNNNDNNNSNNNYISNSNSNSNSNSNNNNNSNSNNNSNSNSNNNSNSNSNNNSNSNSNNNSNSHNNNNSMGNASDGLRMKPSEHIYNNNLMYRKKFNKITISNSNIKQENIDTSKNNRYANMSVSKDLKKSEDRMNNVHVQNSKENIDINFKNVYIHKKKNNIYENDNKNFLDSTHIYNLKPHPTRSEADTGSNYDSVGIARSVNNGSSTHDNDYFYRMSNISSSNGSNAIGSNASSLERGNDRFPPASNNSNLFDILSRYLSTLSSIGINDLNAVYNTLSQNKNSEMVRSLLNSLNIGTVGSPVGTATGGETSGATGGATSGATGGATGGATGGTTGGTTGGTTGSPNRSTFSGITGERDRNYGYPLSGVYNPMQVQVNAPHISSKTNVENIHIYDNKQICGNEILAILNNFGCYDISANEQRNAEECTAQWSENKDNSLIYKNSKVDGSSTRGIYSVSRDVFQNGCDNRGTMDKRKKVENDANNANSIYNAGSTYNAGNKTILKSGSSHFSKLSQDEETKTKWISAVMKCKSRSILSSFHNIENITKNNIKIVNIFKSSLFCSSSYYRYKNMLYTNYKVIIMHNVKFLFLENLFNFRQTKVEEEEKKKEKKKSKKVESGAHELIPSSTITFDNFFLFFNNFYHVTETYRNKICFYLIYKIIIMSEEDEEYGNYYNLILKILNEHTLILFLLILINIMKKYSLKGAYFVNLIERLLPVITKKGGGDSSKNYVKKNAANTGNVGELRGERLLFNILYFKLFRLILDKIESYRSQKKHLLLLYLRYIKNFLLNICSAVLITQYIFIRCIDLMNKYNNQQYILIKTISMEISLQLWNNELLKMYILKIGKPLIRFLIFISNVDYVHKNILSLILSPVENSTQMDVKHNLLASEQHNRHYIQEWKKIKYYMNKFCQMNKLSLFIRRYDGEGREIMEEISLEGKEEKAKNEEHLTEENSAKGRSGNYASSNIGSTNHVSTNIGSINQASSSNSTLLDCILELKQNHNYFKLLLSHDEKMCINFLLNANNQNNSFHFNLFYNTYIESNLQNMIHENKLVYYIEYIKSKNNVKRKNSIKNFFKENLNLRGLKGIKECIQSKENDKKINKKRKSNMGNTCSNLSKKTKICLQENVHNPCSCSSISNSTICCCNVMSNAQKNSCSTGSQCDSNDHDVHTKEKIMYDLHEVIKASSCVLSKIYCCHIKLSFFFSIFFYKSYDIHKVLSSSLFIYSKKFKNFKKDNHKIIKFMNINNMTHFFIVKFLLKLLNGVRSSRCNLIYVRGGAKQHLSTRGKVSSTQCTASSAPCTASSFDFTSCYTFLEYSLRKDTNTANTFLNYLNKIILHLCEKRRENMVLSVIITFTIYNFMSYTRGKTSVIENLEILSLSEICNDIFKYCIIGTLLKENNFYIDSETRYMTHDDIYNYELRNHLKIIPNNINKEIFQLVNFKKCIFDKGIYKKIQVIKIIKKNIVNNLYTSEILNYIYYNTLYLLIHFIMNIRFYYTLFTNTYKRSAHYFCPDVCHIERGSCGFTAIDTANGSSSDTSANIASNSDSNNIASNSDSNNIASNSDSNNIASNSDSNNIASNSDSNNIASNSDSNNIASSSNSAKTSNNVNTSNNVNTSNNVNTSNNVNTSNSVNTSNNVNTSNSAKQEEKDDKCSTALTVDPDLRVNEYNLVGKNLSIPSLDEEMCDKSDKERCFLLLTLRRQNNSYFRKKMYIIKFYNNIKKKLIKDMKIYTLASSVNKYIKNLSEDKLFLETIFKYDNSPLFTHSLALQVHNGRGYSPTLGREVNEVTSRIQSRVPYNAPFIAPCNVPCPAEEKRVGPNISDTAREKILGEGRPKNENDNSATCYIHANGNDGCMVDALQKIENIYFFVKEINNMVSYIVHNGKAVYNTVEYVFENCKSHMKRSLCLYFYFYEISDEQFCSNKTEVNREENGNNMEHGNASSTHGNDTLCMFHYKRKKETSIVYFNEFVDYIICTIMNKRYKKEKILYWSEFFYSSKNYASINFHLFFYLCSLMKRLTRMSNGMSNGMSSGMSSGMSSGMSSGMSSGKDHVVKKKVDTGCDKDLTTTCNNRTSIDILKRKIKICERIYLFYLFKICLLLNISIYETFDFLISLISILFNYDFYQFYINKKIYSIEKEEQKNVKSFLKCIEEERTYIFYKYDHMVFMESINYISGSIFLRKYTKTLVLKSFCFVNILFHVVPLKNIIIDMHDINSVPLKEKKREKRREKNLDEYLEEFKLENFNTKDNKNKFLKLRMKHTEQREREIKSLTSKICNDKQMMPTDELKSCSNKNGVKVDIQSGEKKVDLAQVQNGASSYNLCGEGTDILSNPKEDTEQKSSRRINVNNKSNSNSCNSNSCNSNSCNRINIRSSSVNKEGNGECRFFCEDQARECTSTRMTEEKGTYEDYVTSDCSEKFSASSSDSATISDHLDSYRKFEKYKINEKKDDMEKVYKRKKHFWIFKILKYFYIRSFLCFSKSKSEEEHFYERKKQFIYFFFPKILKKKEKKNTNKMVNHDLYILKKKLIKEYNFLNMCNHAVMLKWVCLRLFILQKYEYQTFSSFEIFDFIFKKLNSLKMEKPFVFTISLDTLPLTYENVDIKYALYLFIERINNHLALLFDKYNKLYRKLCQKSSHDSTLEGKDGEEGKKEQEREKSKQKRNECESEKKGEGIMRNKQEEKIDLVLNQINVYFSNFILTFYPHFLKSSLSYDIFFKLFNMYLNLYLISKKNKTISVRSPVYLILLIFVHYTNVSKYMMFSYFTTLINYFKSTDPSEVFWVDALSHETVLLLWRESVEYFLQNSSKEEGVLFDDVLVKCDTQSIYLFYQMLVFNVI